A region from the Halonatronomonas betaini genome encodes:
- a CDS encoding YaaA family protein gives MKIILSPSKTQNHQRKREEKGRDILKKGLTNKLFDYLKSLPKDDLGEELDIQGNLLDRTFELYQEHSFEDETIPAIECYNGAVFKEIDLENFNNKQLSYIQEKLVILSPIYGPIHSNTEIWPYRLEMRLKPDNINLYEYWQEVMESYFADTDLIINLASNEYSKVVEKNFQGKIVDFYFKEEKEDSSLKTVGYYVKQNRGKLLNELIKNQVKSLDKIKEIDLDGYRFNEAESDENNFYFIKPFEK, from the coding sequence ATGAAGATAATCTTATCTCCAAGTAAGACTCAGAATCATCAAAGAAAACGGGAAGAAAAAGGCAGAGATATTTTAAAAAAAGGGTTGACAAATAAATTATTTGATTATCTAAAATCATTGCCAAAAGACGATTTAGGGGAAGAGCTTGATATTCAGGGAAACCTCTTAGACAGGACATTTGAACTCTACCAGGAGCATAGTTTTGAAGATGAAACTATTCCTGCGATTGAATGTTATAATGGGGCTGTGTTCAAAGAGATTGATCTTGAGAACTTTAATAATAAACAGCTTTCATATATACAGGAAAAACTTGTTATACTCTCTCCAATCTATGGACCAATCCATTCCAATACAGAGATTTGGCCCTATAGGTTAGAAATGAGACTAAAGCCAGATAATATTAATCTATATGAATACTGGCAGGAAGTAATGGAAAGTTATTTTGCTGACACTGATTTAATTATCAATCTGGCCTCGAATGAATATAGCAAAGTAGTCGAAAAAAATTTCCAGGGAAAGATAGTTGATTTTTATTTTAAGGAAGAAAAAGAAGACAGCAGTCTTAAAACAGTCGGCTATTATGTTAAACAAAATAGAGGAAAATTACTCAATGAATTGATTAAAAATCAGGTAAAAAGTCTGGATAAAATTAAAGAAATTGATTTGGATGGTTACAGATTTAATGAAGCAGAATCTGATGAAAACAATTTTTATTTTATCAAACCATTTGAAAAATAA
- a CDS encoding carboxypeptidase-like regulatory domain-containing protein, whose amino-acid sequence MKERDVLRKMMVMVLVFSMVFILTSCDLSSSSRETIEDVRTGVGSVSGYVTAPDEVTPIIGATVVVDKLAIQTSTDEEGFYTLSDISVGQQNIIAFKGNFKAEIMVNIAAGENIQVDNVVLQPTGKIGVNNGSYDDIAGILEKLGFEYENINLATLADSSKLEEFVVLFFECGGLSITENSTEANNLLNFIENGGYIYASDYALDIPARLFSDKIDLLGRVGEGRDEDVLANIHNEDIKFILGKDTINLNYYDSPGWNVINSVAEDVSIDVTGDIYVSGEIVEDSPLLVHLTYGDGYVILTTFHNATNATEDMLIILQQMAFGF is encoded by the coding sequence ATGAAAGAGAGAGATGTTTTAAGAAAAATGATGGTTATGGTATTAGTATTTTCGATGGTATTTATATTAACCTCCTGTGATCTTAGCAGCTCCAGTAGAGAAACAATTGAAGATGTTAGAACAGGTGTGGGTTCGGTTTCAGGATATGTAACAGCTCCAGATGAAGTAACACCAATTATAGGAGCTACTGTAGTGGTAGACAAATTGGCAATACAAACAAGCACGGATGAAGAAGGGTTTTATACACTTAGCGATATAAGTGTAGGTCAACAAAATATTATTGCATTCAAAGGTAATTTTAAGGCTGAAATCATGGTTAATATTGCTGCTGGAGAAAATATTCAGGTAGATAATGTAGTTTTACAGCCTACAGGAAAGATCGGGGTAAATAATGGTAGTTATGATGATATTGCTGGGATTCTTGAAAAATTAGGTTTTGAATATGAAAATATAAACTTAGCTACCCTTGCAGATTCAAGCAAATTAGAAGAGTTTGTAGTATTGTTTTTTGAATGTGGGGGATTAAGCATTACAGAAAACTCTACAGAAGCTAATAATCTTTTGAATTTTATAGAAAATGGTGGCTATATTTATGCATCGGACTATGCATTGGATATACCTGCCAGGTTATTTTCCGATAAAATAGATCTTTTGGGCAGAGTAGGAGAAGGAAGAGATGAAGATGTATTGGCAAATATCCATAATGAAGATATTAAATTTATTTTGGGAAAGGATACTATTAATTTAAACTATTATGATTCACCAGGATGGAATGTAATAAACTCGGTAGCAGAGGATGTAAGTATAGATGTCACTGGAGATATTTATGTTAGTGGCGAAATCGTTGAAGATAGCCCGCTTCTAGTTCATCTCACTTATGGTGATGGTTATGTAATCCTTACGACATTTCATAATGCTACAAATGCAACTGAAGATATGTTAATAATACTTCAGCAGATGGCTTTTGGTTTTTAG